The region aatttcatCTAATGTGCTACCATAGACCTTACTTAGTCTGCTTCTAagctgtaattattttctttcatgtttgaggaatttaaaataggaattttatattactctcatttttatggataaaagataaaaattcacaTGGATATACATAAATGGGCATTTATCTGGTCATCCTCTGCCATCTAAAAAATTTCTCTGacgtttaaaatatttttataaatagcatGAATGTTGGccttgaaaaataacagcattTGGAGCTACTCCATAGGGAAATGTTCATCCTCCTGAAGTACTGAACTGTCCAAACTCTGACCAGGATTACAATCTGTCAGATATCTATAAGATTCTTATACTGGGTAAAAGATAGGACTAGATCAGTGATTTTCAAATTTGTGTCTTGATCCATTAGTCCGATTGGGAAAAAGTTAAtctttaaagaaggaaatagaagagaatAAAGTAGAATAGAAAATATGAGAGTGCATCACAGATAGTAAGGATACAAGTTGATGGTGCAGTTTTATGTTCTCCtttcatgcacacacatgcataccatgtgtatgtgtatatatatgtgtgtgtgtgtgtatgtttgtgtgtgtgtgtgtgtgtgtatatatatatatatatatatatatatatatatatatatgttctggGCTATGATGTAGTTttatttcaagttatttatttattttgagagagagagatagagagcacgcacaagcaggggagggacagagagagcgggagagagaaccccaagcaggctccacactgtcagcccagagcctgatggcgCGGCTCAAactaacgaaccatgagatcatgacctgagctgaaatcaagagtttggcggttaacctactgagccacccaggtgcccctgggctatAATGCATTTTTTGCTGTGGGTTGGGGtcaaaaaagtttaagaaacattGATTACGCTGAATTCATGTTACAAAATACAAGGTACTATATATACTAGGATTGATTGTGGAAAAGATACAGATTAAACTATTATCCTTGTTTAAAATACAGTGGAGAAGAAAGAcatctataaaaattaataaggcAGGCTGTGACAAATTCCACAACAATGCTATTAAAGAACACATACATATCTTCAAGTCCACTGCTTATTCAGGCTTTTAGTTTCCCACGAATTAAATAagtatgaaataattattttttaaaaatgttacctaTCTTACTTTTATCTatgttatttatatcttttgAGATTGGGCCTGGGAAGCTGTGAATCCAGAGTTGCCTCCTTTAGTGAAAACACTGAACACAGGGTATGTGGAAAAATGGACACCAGTGACTGTGTGTGTCTATTATTGACTGATGTCATTTTTCTGtgtacattttacatttctcAATTTGGAAACAAACTACTAATATTTATGAGACATGTTTCCTTTAAAGGCAAATGCCACATTCAGTTTCTCCTCCCCTGAGAAGTCAAGATTCTATGTCTAAGTCTATTCAATCAAATACTGAAAGAAGCAAGAGTGGTTGGAGGTGAGTTTacttaagatttctttctttttctccttcccttctcctccttcccttctttccctcctccttcatCTCTTTGTCCTTGCCTAGACaaaattacatttagaaaatttttatacTTAATAATAACCAACTGTGTGGGCTCACCTAGGACTGTAGTTTTTCCAGGGCTTGTCCCCAGGCCAGGAGCACCTCCTAGACAAAAGCATTGGAGCAGGTTGCAGATGTGTTGTTTACCAGTAAGGAGTTGGGAAGCTGAAAGAAACTTTTCTAAACTGAGTAATACAAGTTACCCCATAGTCATGGAAAGACAAAATTATGTTTCTGTTCTCACTATTGGAAATAAAATTGCTGTCATATGAGGAGGTGATCGATGTAGGAAAAGTTTTATAGAGGTGTATCAGacaattaattaataaaaatgccaGTAACATTTTTTCCTGGATATTGTGATGTTTGCGATATTtatcaccttttaaaattttgtaattatttgtgatttcttttctcattattttcataCCTACTTTTGCACCTAATTTACTTGAGAAGCCTCTTCACATCATACAAGCTTCAGGCCCCATGCAGTCTGGACTCGTGCCTGGTCTCTAGGAAACCAGGACCTTTTCTTGGATTATTTTCTCTAACGAGGGATGAGTTGTGTTACTTGCCCCCTTGTGATCCTGgtgatattttcagaaaaattattcagaaatgAGAATTTGTGACCTGGACTAGTTTCTCCTTGTGGAACTCTTAACTAGTATGCTCAGAAAttatacttttgattttggccTCATTAACATTATGTTCTCATCAGTTCTGATCTCCTCATAGATTAAATTAATCCAACTTCCTTagattaatataataaaatcctGCAACAGATTCATAAATTGGGCTTTTAAGCTATGTAGTAAAAGTACAAAATTTCTAATTAAATAGTTACCTATACTGCCTATATTTATTCTCGTTATTTAGAATCATCTATAAGCCATAGTTTAACTTGTAAAAATTTTACtttgtagaaaatttaaaaataaatgtataaagaagcaagaaaatgtccTTAAAATCTTACACTCAGAGACAACCACTGTCATATGAAGGCTTATatggtttaaaaatatactttatagcACTGGAATCTGTGTGGGGAGAGTAGGATTCTCTGGGTTCCAGATTGATAGTAACTTGCTATATAACTTCATGCAAGTTGTTTtgtccctcagtttcctcacctaaaaAGAGAGGTATAATATATTGTAGAGTTGTTATGATAATGTATTTGGAATTTCCAACTAGTCAGTAGTTACAAGGTActttataaaccacaatttttcactattaattttttaaaaggaaaagtatatagaaataaaaactagtaTTAATTTTAAACTATTACAGCTACAGAGATGACAACAAAAATACTAGCTGGAAAACTTGGGATAGAAATGATTTTAGGCCTCATTGTGAAAGGACAAACTTAGTGGCAAATGATGGAATAAATTCTTGTCCAAGGAGTTGGGGAGCTCAACAACAGAAACAGTTGAAAATACCCGAACCTCCTAACTCATCTCATCAAAGAGAAACTGAAGTACTCAGACAAACACATTCATCAAAAATACCTGGCTCCACAATGAGAGGTCTAGACAAAAACAGTGCATTACAGGCATTTAAGTCTAATTTTCAACAAAAccaatttaagaagaaaatgttggATTATATTCCAGAAGAAAGCACTCTCAAGgtaaacttttaaatatgaattatttacatttttgtatttacatttaaaaaatgagataaatatttagaagtttaCAGCGATAAGAGCATTTAAAATCAATCCCATGGCATGCATTTCTTGGTTAACACAAATATCTAGTTCCATTGGAGTGGATGAATgttcatttccaaaatattttcttagaggTTGTGAATGGCTGCTCCTGTTCATGGTTGCTTTAGAGTATCTTACTGGGTTCTGAATTTCACTGTTTATTGATTGTTGGGATGATGAGTTTATCCATTACTTATAGAAATTCTCAAAGTTCTTccttaaagggccagatagtaaatattttttacattatggGTCATATAGTCTCTTAGCTATACCACTCAACTCTGCCTTTGTAGcttgaaagcagccatagacaatacataaatgaataggcttggctgtgttccaatgaaaatttacaaaaatagcaGGATAGATTTGGACTGCAAGTCAGAATTTATTGTACCTTTCCAGTTTCGTATTCCATAATCTACTAATTCTCCAATACACTAGCCATTTCAGACCCTTCACAATTCTCTGACCATGATATGCACtctgtatatttttctctatatctgTACCTCAGCCTTATTTCCTCCTATCACCACTCTTTGCTCTAATTGTTCTTTGtaaatatctttaatatattCTATGTGCTGGTTGTTCACTACCTTCCTTCCCTTGTGCCCTGGCTCAGTAGATTCTTTACACTCTACTCTTGTCTGTGTTTTGGAAGGCTGAATTGTCCTACACAGTACAGCATCCTGAGGTCCCTAGGCTAGCTCCTGTTAGGGATCAGCCAGTTGGGGTCACTGGCAGGAAATTAGAGGGTGGGGAGAAAGTTTGGGGTTTCCCATTTTCTCCCTGTTTAAATGTTGTGTCATAGTCAGTTGCTGATCCTAAATGATACAGCCCCTCCATGAGTCCAGCTTTCACAGGTGTGGTAATTTTACTTCATCCCTTTGTCCTTTCAGCCTAGGAGTGACAGTAGTTTCTTATTGTTGTCAGTCTTTGAGGGCTTAAGTACCCTGTGCTTGTTCTGTACATACACTCGTAAGAAGTCTTTTcaacagaaagttttttttttttgctagaaatCTGACTAATATAGCATATATCACAGTGGCCTTCAACCTTGTGTTTCCTTGTATACAAGAATGATATGACATAGTTTGCCTTAGTAACAGTTGTTCATTATGGCAGTAGCTCTCAAATGGGAGGCATTGGTATTTTGGTTacgaagaggaggagaaagaaggtaaTTATAGTTGGAAAAAAAGTTCCATCAGTTGTTCTTTGATGTGTCCCCACCCTCACAAAGgaaagtacccccccccccccaattaataACTTAACACACTGTATTcttagttgattttttaaaatgccaaacaCAATTCCCATCTCAGGGACTTTATACTTTAGTGTTCCTCAGTCCTCATTTCATCAATGTATTTAATAattcctctctgtctttatccttttaccctgtttttaaaaaatgcataggaTATATCAATTCTTGACAttcaattatgtatttatttgtttattttctggatCGTCCATTAGATGGCAGAATCTGTGAGGGTAGAtatcttgtctgttttgttcagtgTTGTTTTCTCATTAACAATATTTGGTGCATAGTAACTGCCAATGAGTACTTTtgtaatgaatgagtgaatgtgtCTGGCTCCCCTCTTAGAGTATTAACACGTTAGGGAAAGGAATTTTGTTTTACTCACCTGTGTTTATCACAGGATTGGCAcaggattctttaaaaacaagtaaacgAATGAATGTCCACATGAAtaagtctttgctttaaaaatactcagtgaataaatgagtgatgaATGTTCATATAAATAATTCTCTTCTTGATTAATGGTGTCTAAGTAATCCTAGTTTCTCCTGCTATAAAGTGCTAATGATGTCTTTAATTTAGGGGAATAACTGTACTAAAATTATCAGTAGTGGGTTTTGTTGCATATATTACACATTTTATGCCTGGGGACCTAGAATCTTTAACATGGAAAGTGAAAGagtatgatgaaaaaaaatgaaaggattttctaatgctgtgtttttattttttcaaaaggaagaCTCATTGTATCAGTTAAAGCTTAAGGAAAAAGATAATTCTTTAAGAATTATATCTGCAGTTATTGAAAGCATGAAGTACTGGTGTGAACATGCACAGAAAACTGTACTTCTTTTTGAAATATTGGGTAGGTATGGTACTTCAAAAAACGTCAGTAATTCTATTTGGACGACAGTTTTGAATGTCAATAGGAATACCTAGGGaaccttaaagaaaaataaaatttgcaaaaggAGATTATGTTTTGTTAGGATTTTCTTCAGTTCCTGAATTTGTCATTGATTTGGGTGACTTAAGATGTATTTGGTTATTTATGGTAATATTCTTCTGATTTATAATGTTAAAACTGGAAAGATTGTTACAAGGGCTCTAAGTTAATCCTTGAGGTAGGTGAAGAAATGGGGCAATTCATTAGAGTACATTTGACTATAACAAAGCAAGTTAGCTGCAGAAATGGATCTAAAAACCAAATCTCCTTTATTCTCAATCTGGTGTTCTGTGTACTACATTACACTAAATCCAGTAGTAATTTCGTATAtagtgaaatcatattttaaatactctAAAAGAACATCTATGAAGAATCCTTTAGTGATAGGAGAAAACACCCTATGAttaatctgtttcttaaattattaCTTAAAAGTTTTTACAATGTTTCCAGAATTTGATTTTACCTAGAATGAAGAGATAAACAAGAAATAGAGActcaaaacatatttcttttaattcaaataaaataaatatttaatactgtttaaattatttaatattctaaatatatagaaaaatagagaatataaataTCCACATACCTATGTTATAGATCTATTTGAAGCCCCCatccttgtttcttcttcttagaGATAATCCGTGTGGTATCTTTCCTGtccatgcttttataattttactatGCACATCTGAtttcacaatttatattttttgctctatgtgttttaaaatacacatattaatATTCATCTAgaattatgtttttgattttagccatctttCTGTCCTATCACAGTGTTGGCTTCATCCTGAAGCTCCAAATGTGGTCTCTCCAGCACTTCTGACTCTTTCCTTTTGGTATTAAGATGACTATCAAAACTTTCTGTACCACACATGCTTATACCACACTGTCACATTTGTTGATAGTTCCTTCTCCTTGTGTTTTCCAGAAACTAGCAAATGACTAGCCAATCTTGAACTCTGTAGCTGGGAATGGGATATGCTGATGGGTTAAATTAGTCTCCTGGATCTGTGGGTCGGTCAGATCCTCTCCAAATCATATGGCTAAGAATGACATAGCAGAGGTTTCCTAAAGGAAAATCTGGGTATTATTAGGGGGAATGGAGACTGAcctcaaaataacaaatgttcACTGTCAGTACTCAACAGGTGgttattaaagaatgaataatgCTCTCATTTgataatttattgaaataaacatgaaatattatttgcattttatatatgaaacagATTTGAAAGAGGTTAAACAATTTGCTCAATTTAGTTAAGTTGAACTGGAATGCAAATAAATGATTTCTGATTCTAATTCAgtgttttttccttcattaaaccATGATgcttattcattatatttttgtattttattattataatatagaGTGGTCTGAGGATTTAACCACTCTATAGAACACACTGTAAGAAAAAAGCATCAAATGGCCAAATATTGTCAATGGTATGAACTTTTGCACATAACCTGTTCCTGAGTTAGACAAGGCCAAAAATTTTGCTTTCCTTGGTATAAAGCAGTTTCAGAAATGTCATTCCCTCTTAAAGTGTTGTCTTTATTATTGTATAAATAAAAGTAGGAGAGCTTGATGTAGGAATAGTATTTAAATGTCACTTCTCactgttaagttttatttacatttaccaactgtttctcccccctcccccattttaatGTTGCTTAGCTGTTCTTGATTCAGCTGTTACACCTGGTCCATATTATTCAAAGACTTTCCTTATGAGAGATGGGAAAAATACTCTGCCTTGTGTATTTTACGAAATCGTgagtatttgtttaaatattctttGCAAAGCCTGTGCCaacaaaacatacaaatgtaGGCTGTAATTACATTGCAGTAGAAATTCTGTTAACAATTTAGTAGTACTTTCAGCATTTTGTTTGGTTTCAGTTCTGacattaaagtttatttgtttagctAATCTGGAGAACCTACCTGCAcctgccaggtgctgtgctagatacaaaggatacaaaatggaATATAAGTGCTAAATAGCTTTCTTTCAAAGAGTTTATTACAATCTCAGGTAGAGAGACTTACATAAATGTTAAACCGTGGCATGGTAAATGGTATGATAGAGGAATGTGCAGTGTGCTATAGAAGTAGATAGGAAGGATGGGGCAGATCAGAAAGATTTTTGAAGAATGTAGTAACCTATCTTATCTTACATATTTAAAGACTAGTAAAGCCAgagtgtgttgggggaggggagaagcgtGAGGAGTGCATCCTAAGATGGGAGGGCAGCATATGCTAAGAGAGAGCGTGGATTGTAGAGGAAACTGCAAGTAGTTTATAATtaccagagcctggagtcagtaAGTGATGGGGGTGAGGATAGTGGCTTTAAAATTGAAGGAAGGCAAAGAGTAGGCTGGGATATAGAAAAGACTCTTTGTGACAAAGAAGGCTGAGGGTGACAAAGGAGGGTGGAGATCACAAAGGAGGCTGCCGACTTTTACCTTACATACATTATAGAAGAGTTGGGTATTAATTCTGAACTTgtccttgattccaaaatcagacttGGATTCCAGTTTTTACTCCCACCATTTACTAGTTTTATGACCTTGAGTAAAGCTACTTCAACTTTACGagtttttttaatctgtgaaatggggagacTAATTCCTACTTTGAAAGGTTATTTTGGAGACAAGATGATAAAACATGAATGTATAGCATTTGACATAGAGTAGATGATCAAGAAATAGTAATTATGTTAttaatttctgtaatatttttaatacttagtTTTCTCTAGTCTGATaagcttaaatttttttgttgaagtataataTATACCTAAAAGTGTAAAAATCATAATTGTGCAGTTCTATGAAGTATCTGTGAAGTGTCACAAAGTGAACATTACCAAGGTTAAGAAATAGGATATTATTGTCACCCTATGTATCCTTGTGTCTCCTCACACTATCTCCTGTCTCTACCTAAAAGTAACTACTATCCTGACTTTTAATATCACAAATTAATTCTGCTtagttttgaactttatataaataatattatatggtACATCTTTTATGTCTTTCCCTCAACACGATGTTCGTaaaattcatctgtgttgttgcatgTAGCTATAgcccatttatttatatttctatgtaCAGTATTCTGTtgtaaaacaatttaattttctctcctaCTGTTGGTGGCATCTgagttgtttccagattttttgcTGTTAGGAATAATGCTCTGGGAATATTCTTCTGTATGTTTTTCATGCATATGCACGCATTTCTGCTGAGCATCTACCTAGAAGTAAAATCACTGTATCATTGTGTATCTGTATATTCCAATATAGTAGTTATTCACCAAAGAATTTTCCAAAGGGTTGTACCAGTTTACACACTCACAGTCAGTGTAGGTGagttttagtttttctgtatTCTTATCAACACTTAGTACTATCAGTCTTTTTTGTTTCAGCTATTCTAGTGGGTGTTTAGTGCTGTCTTACTTCTTTACATTCCCTGGTGACTAATGAGGTTGAACACCTTATATATGTTCACTGGCCACTTAGATACCTTCTTTAAAGTCTGTTCAGgcctcttgttctttttttctattgagttattgttttgtccttatttatttagaggagttggttttggttttgtttttttgtttgcttttgttttttaactattcTGGGTACAAGTTTTTTGTCCATTATttgtcttgcaaatattttctcatactcTATAGTTTGCTTTTTCTTAACGGTAGCTTTTGAGGAAcagaaattcttcattttaatataGTCCTTTTAGCAATTATCAATAGTACCCCTTATAGCTAGTGCTTTTTATGACCATTTGGTGAAAGCAATTCCAGAATAATTTTATTCATGGTTAAAAGGAATTGATGCTGGCTGTGTTTTtcctgttgctgtttttttttttttttcctgttttactaGTCCCATTAAGGCATGGGTCCTTTTGGGTCCTAACTCTAAGCTGGGGGTGATGGTGGAGGTAGTGACCAGAATCTCTTTTCCTTGTGGACCTCTGACTCTGTTTTTTATCTCCCGGTCCTGGGAGCCTGTCAAAAACTCTGCTCAGTTTTTTAGACTCTTAACTGCCTTGACTATACTTGGTACAGAACGTCAGTGAGAAACATCCCTAAATGTCAGGCCGCATTCTGGACCTCTGTCTTCTCCCAGATGGGTGTCTCTGTATTCCCCCACTGTGTTGGTATCTCTCTAATGTCTAcaagaagatataaatatttcATCCAGTTATTCTAGTTGTTCTTAGCTAGAGACTTGGCCTAAACTACCTGGTCTACCATCTACTAAAAGTGGAACTCTAGCAGTCTAATAGAAGTGAATAATTCATGTGCCATTACAGTGGGAATTATTCAGTCTTTTAAGAAGCAATAGCTCACCAGCTTGTAAGGAGCCCTACGCAAGTGAAGGTCTTTCCTCTGTGACAGGGCACCCCTATATGCCCAGCTATTATGGTCTTGTCAGCCGTGGGGCTCTAAGTCAGCTGAGGGAATTACAGCATTTTGAGGTGATTGATATTTAGTTGATTATATTTTTAgcttcaaaaaattgaaattcagatgaagtaaaaaaataactattgatatttatttttttaaaaacaggatcgTGAACTTCCAAGACTGATTAGAGGCCGAGTTCATAGGTGTGTTGGAAATTATGaccagaaaaagaatattttcaaatgtgtttctGTCAGACCAGCATCTGTTTCTGAACAAAAAACTTTCCAAGCATTTGTTAAAATTGCAGATGCTGAGATGAGGTATTATACTAATATAATGAGTGAAATTTAAATAGTGATGAAGGAAGTTTAAATAGtataatttaaagcatttttgtTATTAAGTTATCATCTCCATGGTTTTATAGCTactgtttttctgtatttcatttgttgaattaaaatatttcagtctttttaaatgtgggaagagtttttttttatgaCAGTGGTGCATTTgctaaaattaaccattttggataaaaatgttcaatataATAGGAATAGATACTTATTTAACATGAAGTAATAATGCATTTGAGTCAGCACAAAAGCCAACATCAAGCCTAATGGGGAAATAAAGAGACATTCCCTCtaaagtcaggaataagacaagggtgcccactaTCAGTACTGTTACCAGGCATTATACTGGAGCTGTTAGTCTATGAAgttcattttattacttt is a window of Prionailurus viverrinus isolate Anna chromosome E1, UM_Priviv_1.0, whole genome shotgun sequence DNA encoding:
- the SPATA22 gene encoding spermatogenesis-associated protein 22 isoform X1; this translates as MKRNLNENSTRSTAGCLPVPLFNQKKRNRQPLTSNPLTNDPSISTASDSYDFPPLPTDWAWEAVNPELPPLVKTLNTGQMPHSVSPPLRSQDSMSKSIQSNTERSKSGWSYRDDNKNTSWKTWDRNDFRPHCERTNLVANDGINSCPRSWGAQQQKQLKIPEPPNSSHQRETEVLRQTHSSKIPGSTMRGLDKNSALQAFKSNFQQNQFKKKMLDYIPEESTLKEDSLYQLKLKEKDNSLRIISAVIESMKYWCEHAQKTVLLFEILAVLDSAVTPGPYYSKTFLMRDGKNTLPCVFYEIDRELPRLIRGRVHRCVGNYDQKKNIFKCVSVRPASVSEQKTFQAFVKIADAEMRYYTNIMSEI
- the SPATA22 gene encoding spermatogenesis-associated protein 22 isoform X2; translated protein: MKRNLNENSTRSTAGCLPVPLFNQKKRNRQPLTSNPLTNDPSISTASDSYDFPPLPTDWAWEAVNPELPPLVKTLNTGQMPHSVSPPLRSQDSMSKSIQSNTERSKSGWRSWGAQQQKQLKIPEPPNSSHQRETEVLRQTHSSKIPGSTMRGLDKNSALQAFKSNFQQNQFKKKMLDYIPEESTLKEDSLYQLKLKEKDNSLRIISAVIESMKYWCEHAQKTVLLFEILAVLDSAVTPGPYYSKTFLMRDGKNTLPCVFYEIDRELPRLIRGRVHRCVGNYDQKKNIFKCVSVRPASVSEQKTFQAFVKIADAEMRYYTNIMSEI